From Calditrichota bacterium:
TTGAAGGTTAATGTCGTGTTGTTCCCTGTGTGAAGTCCAACACCCGAAAGCGAAACGGGTTTTTTAATCGTACGCTGATTCTTTAGCATTTTTCCTCTGACTATTTTTGCCTACAAATTTTTCTTCGATTCAAGTAATTCCAGACGCCGTTCCAGAGCCTTGATGCGTTTCACTAATTCCGGTAATTTTTGGACGTTGGCCTCTATTTTAAGCTGGCTTCGGTGCTCCCGGGCCGGATATCCCGAATAGACCCTGTTTCCCGGCACGGACTTGGTCACGCCCGCCTGTGCGCCGAACATGCTTCTGTCTCCAATCGTAATGTGACCCACAAATCCCACCTGGCCGCCAACAACCACATGATTGCCAATCTTCGTGCTTCCGGAAATACCGCTCTGTGCGGCAATGACCGTGTGTTCTCCGATGGTCACATTGTGGCCGATTTGGATCAGATTATCCAGCTTCACCCCTTTTGAAAGCCGGGTTTCGCCCAGCGCCGCCCGGTCAATTGTGCAATTCGCCCCAATCTCCACATCGTCCTCAATAACCACCCGGCCGATCTGAGGGATCTTGTGGTACACACCGTCCTTGGGGGCAAAACCGAAACCATCGCTGCCAATGACAGCCCCGGAATGAATAATCACGCGGTCGCCAATCGAAACCCGATCGCGAATGCTGACATTGGGGTAAATGGTACACTTTTCTCCGATTTGGGACTGACGGCCGATAAAGGTGTGAGGAAAGATCACGGTTCCGTTTCCGATGTGCACGTTATCTTCCAGAACCACAAAGGCACCGATGGAGACCTCCTTTCCCAGAGTGACCTCTTCTCCCAAAACAGCCGTGGGGTGAACACCGCACGGCTGATCCAGGGTTAAGGGAACCATTTGCTGTAAAACCTGGGTGAATGCAAAATAGGGGTCGTCCACAAAAATCAGAGCTGCGGACGATTCCCATTTTCCCTGAGGAACCAGCACCGCAGCCGCTTTTGTTTCCTTTAAAAATTTAGCATATTTGGGATTGGCCAAAAACGTAAGGTCGTGGGTTTTAGCGGATTCAATGGGGGCAACACCCGTAATGTCCACATCCGCCGCCCCGTAAACCGTTCCGTTCACCAGCCTGGCAATTTCAGAAATGCGCATGGGTCCTGCTTCTTATTTTTTCGTTGAAGAGGTGCCCGCACTCTTATTCAACTCTTCCAGAACCTTGTCTGTCAAATCCGGTTGCTTCTTGCTTGCGTAGACAATATTTCCCTGAACGGTGTCAAAAATGTAGTCAAATTTTTCTTCTTCACCGATCTTTGTAATGACCTGGTTGATCTGCTGAATGATAGGCTGCATTAATTTCTGATTTAATTGATACAACTCACCGTTCTGTCCCCATTTTTGCATCTGGAATTTCTGAATTTTCAGATACAGGTCCTGTATTTCGCGCTGTTTTTCTTCTTTCTTGGCATCACTCAACAGCAGCTTTTGGGCATCCAGCTGATCCTGTAAATCTTTCAGCTGTTTTTGCATGTCCTGCATTTCCTGCTGCCATTTGGCATTTTGAGCATCCATTTTTTTCTGTGCGTCAATGGATTCTTTGTAATTTGCCAGTATTTTTTGTGAATCAACATATCCGATTTTTAACTGGGCAAAAGCTGACCCCATGACTCCCAGGGTTAAAAATGTGGCCACAACTAAAAAAGCCAAACTTTTCATTGATCTTCTCACAACTACCTCCATTTTTTATTTTAGATGATTACAGGAACGGGAATGATTTTTCTTCCGCCTAAGCTTCCCGGCCTCACTTTCTCAAATATTAAAATCCTCGTCCGAACACAAAATGCGGCTTCCACTGTCCCTTAATATTTCCGTACTTATCCACATTGTCAAAACCGTAGGCATAATCGAAACCGATCATTCCGATCATCGGCATAAACACGCGGACCCCCACGCCAACGGACCGCCTCAAATCAAACGGATCGGTATTGCTGAGGCTCGACCAGATGTTTCCGGCTTCGGCAAACACAAGACCGTAAGCCGTCGGATTGGAAACAATCGGAAATCGAATTTCCAGGGATTGCTTGAACATCGTGCGGCCGCCATCGGAGTAGACGGTTCCGCCTGCCAGGGGGTCATCATACCCGCGAAGCGGGATAGACCGGGATAAACCGTCGCCGCCGAGGAAAAACAGGTCTAAATACGGAATCCGGGAGGATTTGGTGAATCCGTCCATGTACCCCATTCGGGTCTCCGAATGAAGCACCAACTTCCAGAAAAACGGGAAAAACCAGTTGATCCCGAATTCGGTCTTATAGTAGTCTACGTTTCCACCCAGAACACCGCCGGCCACTTCCGTGGAAAAATTCATCTGCGAGCCCTGCGTGGGAAATTCCGGCCGGTCACGGCTGTCTCTGGACAAAATCTGTGTGACACTGCTGCTGGTGAGCGGCCAGTGTTCGGTAACAATTCCGTTCGGATTTCGCTCAATAATGTACTGTGAAAAATCCGACAGAGAGGTCTGGTCAATCCGGTAAACCCAGTCCCAGCGGAAATAATTGTCCGGCCAGGTAAGCCGGCGGCCAATCCGAAAAGAACCGCCGCGGCTGATCTGTTTGTAGCCGATGTAATACGCTTCCCGTTTGGTATCGTAGATATTAAACCCGGCCAGCGTCGGGGTATCGTTCAACCAGGGTTCCGTGAAGCCGATTTGAAAATCGCGGTAGTAGCGTCCGAACGTCCAGTTGAAATTCAGGCGCTGGCCATTTCCGAACAGGTTGTTCATGGCCACGCCCACGCTCCCGATCAAGCGGTCGCGCTCGCTCCAGCCGGCGGACATGTTGGCGGTATCGGTTGATTTTTCTTCCACCTTGAATTTCAGGTCGACATGAGAATCGTCCACCGGTTTCACATCGGGCACCACATTGCTGAAATAGTT
This genomic window contains:
- the lpxD gene encoding UDP-3-O-(3-hydroxymyristoyl)glucosamine N-acyltransferase, which gives rise to MRISEIARLVNGTVYGAADVDITGVAPIESAKTHDLTFLANPKYAKFLKETKAAAVLVPQGKWESSAALIFVDDPYFAFTQVLQQMVPLTLDQPCGVHPTAVLGEEVTLGKEVSIGAFVVLEDNVHIGNGTVIFPHTFIGRQSQIGEKCTIYPNVSIRDRVSIGDRVIIHSGAVIGSDGFGFAPKDGVYHKIPQIGRVVIEDDVEIGANCTIDRAALGETRLSKGVKLDNLIQIGHNVTIGEHTVIAAQSGISGSTKIGNHVVVGGQVGFVGHITIGDRSMFGAQAGVTKSVPGNRVYSGYPAREHRSQLKIEANVQKLPELVKRIKALERRLELLESKKNL
- a CDS encoding OmpH family outer membrane protein; the protein is MKSLAFLVVATFLTLGVMGSAFAQLKIGYVDSQKILANYKESIDAQKKMDAQNAKWQQEMQDMQKQLKDLQDQLDAQKLLLSDAKKEEKQREIQDLYLKIQKFQMQKWGQNGELYQLNQKLMQPIIQQINQVITKIGEEEKFDYIFDTVQGNIVYASKKQPDLTDKVLEELNKSAGTSSTKK